Proteins co-encoded in one Brassica oleracea var. oleracea cultivar TO1000 chromosome C4, BOL, whole genome shotgun sequence genomic window:
- the LOC106340851 gene encoding uncharacterized protein LOC106340851, with protein MEGLIPFVYRAFMQIRYGDESSISSSYYVRLPGDSGRFERSDFEVTGLGSSSNMASSKNTTTTTAFAVFTGVQSPVHRRVVT; from the coding sequence ATGGAGGGTCTTATACCGTTTGTTTACAGAGCCTTCATGCAAATCCGTTATGGCGACGAGTCGTCGATTTCTTCTTCTTACTACGTTCGTTTACCGGGTGATTCAGGCCGGTTCGAGAGATCCGATTTCGAGGTAACGGGTCTTGGATCATCTTCCAATATGGCGTCGTCAAAGAACACAACCACGACCACTGCGTTTGCTGTTTTCACTGGAGTGCAGTCACCTGTTCATCGTCGGGTCGTGACATGA